The Streptococcus sp. VT 162 genome has a window encoding:
- a CDS encoding PadR family transcriptional regulator: MYFPTSSALIEFLILAVLEQGDSYGYEISQTIKLIANIKESTLYPILKKLEASGFLTTYSREFQGRMRKYYSLTNRGVEQLVTLKEEWTLYTDTVNGIIEGSIRHDKN; this comes from the coding sequence ATGTACTTCCCAACATCCTCTGCCTTGATCGAGTTTCTCATCTTGGCTGTACTGGAGCAGGGGGATTCTTATGGTTATGAGATTAGTCAAACCATTAAGCTCATCGCCAATATCAAAGAATCTACGCTCTATCCCATTCTCAAAAAATTGGAAGCCAGTGGCTTTCTGACCACCTACTCTAGAGAGTTTCAGGGGCGTATGCGCAAATACTACTCCTTGACCAATCGGGGCGTAGAGCAGCTCGTTACTCTAAAGGAAGAGTGGACGCTCTATACCGACACCGTCAACGGCATCATAGAAGGGAGTATCCGCCATGACAAGAACTGA
- a CDS encoding membrane protein has translation MTRTDYLTQLETYLNKLPEADRIEAMDYFKELFDDAGSEGEEELIASLGTPKEAAHDVLSDLLDKKVNEAPAQKNDRQLLHIALLALLVAPIGIPVGIGILMAIIGIIIAAASVILAFFTVSVTGILLGGLFIVESFSVLVEAKSAFILIFGAGLLSIGASSLVLLGISYVARFFGLLIVRLVQWILKKGKRGDRHA, from the coding sequence ATGACAAGAACTGACTATCTGACTCAGTTAGAAACCTATCTCAATAAACTGCCTGAAGCTGACCGCATCGAAGCTATGGACTACTTTAAGGAACTATTTGACGATGCAGGTTCAGAGGGCGAAGAGGAACTCATTGCCAGTCTAGGAACACCAAAAGAAGCGGCTCATGATGTCCTCTCTGATCTTCTCGATAAAAAAGTCAATGAAGCCCCTGCTCAAAAGAATGACCGTCAACTGCTACACATTGCCCTCCTGGCCCTGCTAGTAGCTCCTATCGGAATTCCGGTCGGGATCGGCATCCTCATGGCCATCATCGGTATTATTATCGCAGCCGCCTCCGTCATTCTAGCCTTCTTTACCGTCTCTGTGACAGGTATCCTACTGGGCGGACTCTTTATCGTAGAGAGCTTTAGTGTCCTAGTCGAAGCCAAATCTGCCTTTATCTTGATTTTTGGGGCCGGTTTGCTTTCTATCGGTGCTTCTTCTCTTGTTCTACTGGGCATCTCCTATGTAGCTCGTTTCTTTGGGCTCCTGATCGTCCGCTTGGTGCAATGGATTCTTAAAAAAGGAAAGAGAGGTGATAGACATGCGTAA
- a CDS encoding tRNA (5-methylaminomethyl-2-thiouridylate)-methyltransferase: MAKTFFIPNKESILGQQEILTAKSILALVEGLESHSYDSVYLRQPLNRLEYIECGIVGQSQFLFKVNYADSRKGYQVVIPDFLTRADWEIVEALLQALSSKLGQVVEGLEDFDFEAYFRQTVQNYLADKVARLVYCQGLLSPIYLNKEYLESFLAEDGLARFEELVKKVQGSDAYLASVKFYPDAQGKVYGIYHLAQGVKTILPKEPFVPAHYTEQLAGKELVWEIDLVAISGDGSKAEDYESIARLDYARFLESLPKAFYQQLDANQLEVQAILGKDFEELASIE, translated from the coding sequence ATGGCGAAAACATTTTTTATCCCAAATAAAGAAAGCATCCTCGGACAACAGGAGATCTTGACTGCCAAGTCTATCTTGGCCTTGGTGGAGGGCTTGGAGTCACACAGTTATGATTCAGTCTATCTCCGTCAGCCGCTTAATCGTCTCGAGTATATCGAGTGTGGGATTGTAGGTCAGTCACAATTTCTCTTCAAGGTGAACTATGCGGATAGTCGAAAAGGCTATCAAGTGGTGATTCCAGACTTCCTTACCAGAGCGGACTGGGAGATTGTAGAAGCTCTCCTCCAAGCCCTATCGAGCAAGTTGGGGCAAGTGGTAGAAGGGCTAGAAGACTTTGACTTTGAAGCTTATTTCCGACAAACAGTTCAGAATTATCTAGCTGACAAAGTGGCTCGTCTAGTATACTGCCAAGGGCTCTTGTCCCCTATCTATCTCAACAAGGAATACCTCGAGAGCTTTTTGGCTGAGGATGGATTGGCACGTTTTGAAGAGCTAGTCAAGAAGGTTCAAGGCTCTGATGCCTACCTTGCCAGTGTGAAATTTTACCCAGATGCTCAAGGCAAGGTGTACGGTATCTATCACCTAGCCCAGGGAGTCAAGACGATTTTGCCAAAGGAACCCTTTGTACCGGCGCACTATACTGAGCAGCTAGCAGGCAAGGAACTTGTTTGGGAGATTGACCTAGTGGCGATTTCTGGTGATGGTTCAAAAGCCGAAGACTACGAATCCATCGCTCGCTTGGACTATGCAAGATTCCTAGAGTCACTACCAAAAGCATTTTACCAGCAATTAGATGCCAATCAACTAGAAGTACAAGCCATTTTGGGAAAAGACTTTGAAGAATTGGCAAGCATCGAGTAG
- a CDS encoding sulfurtransferase codes for MAKDIRVLLYYLYTPIENAEQFAADHLAFCKSIGLKGRILVADEGINGTVSGDYETTQKYMDYVHSLPGMEDLWFKIDEENEQAFKKMFVRYKKEIVHLGLEDNDFDNDINPLETTGAYLSPKEFKEALLDEDTVVLDTRNDYEYDLGHFRGAIRPDIRNFRELPQWVRDNKEKFMDKRVVVYCTGGVRCEKFSGWMVREGYKDVGQLHGGIATYGKDPEIQGELWDGKMYVFDERIAVDVNHVNPTIVGKDWFDGTPCERYVNCGNPFCNRRILTSEENEDKYLRGCSHECRVHPRNRYVSENELTQAEVIEHLAVIGESLDQVATV; via the coding sequence ATGGCAAAAGATATTCGTGTCTTACTTTACTACCTTTATACTCCGATTGAAAACGCAGAACAATTTGCGGCAGATCATTTGGCTTTCTGTAAATCAATCGGCCTTAAAGGTCGTATCCTAGTCGCTGACGAGGGAATCAACGGAACCGTTTCAGGTGATTACGAAACAACTCAAAAATACATGGACTACGTTCACAGCCTCCCAGGAATGGAAGACCTCTGGTTCAAGATTGACGAAGAAAATGAACAAGCCTTCAAGAAGATGTTTGTTCGCTACAAGAAAGAAATTGTTCACCTTGGTTTGGAAGACAACGACTTTGACAACGACATCAACCCACTTGAGACAACAGGTGCATACTTGTCTCCAAAAGAGTTTAAAGAAGCCCTTCTTGACGAAGATACAGTTGTCCTTGACACACGTAACGATTATGAGTACGACCTAGGACACTTCCGTGGGGCTATCCGGCCAGACATCCGCAACTTCCGTGAGTTGCCACAATGGGTTCGTGACAACAAGGAAAAATTCATGGACAAGCGTGTCGTGGTTTACTGTACAGGTGGAGTTCGCTGTGAGAAATTCTCAGGCTGGATGGTCCGTGAAGGCTACAAAGATGTCGGCCAATTGCACGGAGGAATCGCAACTTACGGTAAAGATCCAGAAATTCAAGGTGAGCTTTGGGATGGGAAAATGTACGTCTTTGACGAGCGTATCGCAGTCGATGTCAACCATGTTAACCCAACCATCGTAGGGAAAGACTGGTTTGATGGAACACCATGTGAACGTTATGTCAACTGTGGAAATCCCTTCTGTAACCGTCGTATCCTAACATCAGAAGAAAATGAAGACAAGTATCTCCGTGGATGCTCACACGAGTGCCGTGTTCACCCACGAAACCGCTATGTTTCAGAAAATGAATTGACACAAGCAGAAGTAATCGAGCATCTAGCTGTAATCGGTGAAAGCTTGGATCAAGTCGCTACAGTATAA
- a CDS encoding bacteriocin immunity protein, producing MTPLKWFAGGRERRCEAMIIIDYLLEDIKAAPQLTPLKNQLVIYQKRLKDDGTSTPFILSQMNVDISRVLIDNKLGLSENQAKQIKKLRELSAIRYGY from the coding sequence ATGACACCATTAAAATGGTTTGCCGGAGGTAGAGAAAGGCGTTGTGAAGCGATGATCATTATTGATTATCTATTGGAAGATATAAAGGCTGCGCCTCAACTTACTCCCTTGAAAAATCAGTTAGTGATTTATCAAAAACGATTAAAGGATGATGGGACCTCTACTCCATTTATTCTGAGCCAAATGAACGTTGACATCTCACGTGTGTTGATTGATAACAAGCTGGGTTTGTCAGAAAATCAAGCTAAGCAAATCAAAAAATTGAGAGAATTATCTGCGATTCGGTATGGTTACTGA
- a CDS encoding CAAX protease yields the protein MKKYRLLFKMSAVFSYLFFVFGLSQLTLIVQNYWQFSSQIGNFFWIQNILSLLFIGVMIWILVKTGHGYLFRIPRKKWLWYSILTVLVVVLQISFNVQTAKHVQSTAEGWAVLIGYSGTNFAELGIYITLFFLTPLMEELIYRGLLQHAFFKDSRFGLDLLLPSILFALPHFSSLPSLLDIFVFTTSGIIFAGLTRYTKSIYPSYAVHVINNIFATLPFLLTFLQRVFG from the coding sequence ATGAAAAAATATCGCCTTCTTTTCAAAATGAGTGCTGTCTTCTCTTACCTATTTTTCGTATTTGGCCTTTCTCAGCTGACGCTTATTGTCCAAAACTATTGGCAATTTTCTTCCCAGATTGGCAATTTCTTCTGGATTCAAAATATCTTGAGTTTGCTATTTATCGGAGTCATGATTTGGATTCTGGTTAAGACAGGCCATGGCTATCTCTTTCGCATTCCAAGAAAAAAATGGCTTTGGTATTCGATTTTGACAGTATTAGTGGTAGTGCTCCAGATCTCTTTTAACGTTCAGACAGCTAAACATGTTCAGTCAACTGCGGAAGGTTGGGCTGTATTGATTGGTTATAGTGGGACTAACTTTGCCGAGTTAGGTATCTATATAACCCTGTTCTTTCTGACTCCACTGATGGAAGAGTTAATCTATAGAGGATTACTGCAACACGCCTTTTTTAAAGATTCGAGATTTGGTCTTGATTTGCTTCTTCCGTCTATTTTATTTGCTCTCCCTCATTTTTCAAGTCTGCCTAGTCTGTTAGATATTTTCGTTTTTACAACATCTGGAATCATCTTTGCTGGTTTGACCCGCTATACCAAGAGCATTTATCCATCTTATGCGGTGCATGTGATCAATAATATTTTCGCAACATTACCATTTTTGCTGACTTTTTTACAGAGGGTGTTTGGTTAA
- a CDS encoding sugar ABC transporter substrate-binding protein — protein sequence MKNWKKYAFASASVVALAAGLAACGNLTGNNKKAADSASGEKTVIKMYQIGDKPDNLDELLENANKIIGEKVGAKLDIQYLGWGDYDKKMSVITSSGENYDIAFASNYVVNAQKGAYADLTELYKKEGAELYKALDPAYIKGNTVNGKIYAVPVAANVASSQNFAFNGTLLAKYGIDISGVTSYETLEPVLKQIKEKAPDVVPFAVTKNFIPSDNFDYPVPNGLPFVIDLEGDTTKIVNRYEVPRFKEHLKTLHKFYEEGYIPKDVATSDTSFDLQQDTWFVREETVGPADYGNSLLSRVANKDIQIKPITNFIKKNQTTQVANFVISNNSKNKEKSMEVLNLLNTNPELLNGLVYGPEGKNWEKIEGKENRVRVLDGYKGNTHMGGWNTGNNWILYINENVTDQQIEDSKKQLAEAKESPALGFIFNTDNVKSEISAISNTMQQFDTAINTGTVDPDKAIPELMEKLKSEGAYEKVLNEMQKQYDEFLKNKKS from the coding sequence ATGAAAAACTGGAAAAAATATGCTTTTGCATCTGCTAGCGTAGTCGCTTTGGCTGCTGGTCTCGCTGCTTGTGGAAACCTTACAGGTAATAACAAAAAAGCTGCGGACTCAGCTTCAGGTGAAAAAACTGTTATCAAAATGTACCAAATTGGTGACAAACCAGATAACTTGGATGAATTGCTAGAAAATGCTAACAAAATCATCGGTGAAAAAGTTGGTGCCAAATTGGATATCCAATACCTCGGATGGGGTGACTATGATAAGAAAATGTCTGTCATCACATCATCTGGTGAAAACTATGATATCGCATTTGCATCTAACTATGTCGTAAATGCTCAAAAAGGTGCCTATGCTGACTTAACAGAATTGTATAAAAAAGAAGGAGCAGAGCTTTACAAAGCACTTGACCCAGCTTACATCAAAGGGAACACTGTAAACGGTAAGATCTATGCAGTACCAGTTGCAGCTAACGTTGCATCATCTCAAAACTTTGCCTTCAACGGAACTCTTCTTGCTAAATACGGTATCGATATTTCAGGTGTCACTTCATACGAAACACTTGAACCAGTCTTGAAACAAATCAAAGAAAAAGCTCCAGACGTAGTACCATTTGCGGTTACGAAGAACTTTATTCCATCTGATAACTTTGACTACCCAGTACCAAATGGACTTCCATTTGTTATCGACCTTGAAGGAGACACTACTAAGATCGTAAACCGTTACGAAGTGCCTCGTTTCAAAGAACATTTGAAGACTCTTCACAAATTCTATGAAGAAGGATACATTCCAAAAGACGTAGCAACAAGCGACACTTCATTTGACCTTCAACAAGATACTTGGTTCGTTCGTGAAGAAACAGTAGGACCAGCTGACTACGGTAACAGCTTGCTTTCACGCGTTGCGAACAAAGACATCCAAATTAAACCAATCACTAACTTTATCAAGAAAAATCAAACAACACAAGTTGCCAACTTTGTTATCTCAAACAACTCTAAGAACAAAGAAAAATCAATGGAAGTGTTGAACCTCTTGAACACGAACCCAGAACTCTTGAACGGCCTTGTTTACGGTCCAGAAGGCAAGAACTGGGAAAAAATTGAAGGTAAAGAAAACCGTGTACGCGTCCTTGATGGCTACAAAGGAAATACTCACATGGGTGGATGGAACACTGGTAACAACTGGATTCTTTACATCAACGAAAACGTTACAGACCAACAAATCGAAGATTCTAAGAAACAATTGGCAGAAGCTAAAGAATCTCCAGCACTTGGATTCATCTTTAACACTGACAATGTGAAATCTGAAATCTCAGCAATTTCTAACACAATGCAACAATTCGATACAGCTATCAACACTGGTACTGTAGACCCAGATAAAGCTATTCCAGAATTGATGGAAAAATTGAAATCTGAAGGTGCCTACGAAAAAGTATTGAACGAAATGCAAAAACAATATGACGAATTCTTGAAAAACAAAAAATCATAA
- a CDS encoding sugar ABC transporter permease yields the protein MAEKKIKKEKIDNVGIHSFSKKADIFFSIISGLIALSCILPFIFVIIISVTDEKSILQYGYSFFPSKFGVDGFQFLAQFKDKILQALFISVFVTVVGTVTNVFITTTYAYAISRTTFKYRRFFTIFALLSMLFNAGLVPGYIVVTRLLQLGDTVWALIVPMLLSPFNIILMRSFFKKTIPEAILESARIDGASEARIFFQICLPLSLPGIATITLLTALGFWNDWFNALLYIKSDNLYPLQYLLMQIQQNMDYIAKAVGLSGQLGVALPKETGRMAMVVVATLPIAILYPFFQRYFVKGLTIGGVKE from the coding sequence ATGGCAGAAAAGAAAATTAAAAAAGAAAAAATCGATAATGTCGGCATTCACTCCTTCAGTAAGAAAGCAGATATCTTCTTTAGTATCATCTCTGGTTTGATCGCTCTTTCTTGTATCTTGCCCTTTATCTTCGTTATCATCATTTCGGTGACAGACGAAAAGAGCATCCTCCAGTATGGATATAGCTTTTTCCCTTCAAAGTTTGGTGTAGATGGATTCCAGTTCTTAGCTCAGTTTAAAGATAAGATCCTCCAAGCGCTCTTTATCTCAGTTTTTGTAACCGTAGTCGGAACAGTGACCAACGTCTTCATTACAACCACTTATGCCTACGCCATTTCACGGACAACCTTTAAGTATCGCAGATTCTTTACGATCTTTGCTCTTCTTAGTATGTTGTTCAATGCTGGTTTGGTACCAGGTTATATCGTGGTCACTCGCCTGCTTCAACTGGGTGATACAGTTTGGGCCTTGATTGTTCCAATGCTTCTCTCACCATTTAACATCATCTTGATGCGTTCCTTCTTCAAGAAGACCATTCCAGAAGCCATTCTCGAATCTGCTCGTATTGATGGTGCCAGTGAAGCTCGGATCTTCTTCCAGATTTGTTTGCCATTGTCACTTCCAGGTATCGCAACCATTACGCTTTTGACAGCTCTTGGTTTCTGGAACGACTGGTTCAACGCCCTTCTTTACATCAAGAGTGATAACTTGTATCCATTGCAATATTTGCTTATGCAAATCCAGCAAAATATGGACTACATTGCAAAAGCAGTCGGCCTATCTGGCCAACTGGGAGTCGCTCTTCCAAAAGAAACAGGTCGTATGGCCATGGTTGTAGTTGCAACCCTTCCAATCGCGATTCTGTATCCATTCTTCCAACGCTACTTTGTTAAAGGTTTGACAATCGGTGGTGTGAAAGAATAG
- a CDS encoding sugar ABC transporter permease has protein sequence MKKFSKTLRDNWIFLLMVLPGALWLILFFYIPVFGNVVAFKDYHMTSNGFIDSIVNSKWVGLDNFRFLFSSKDAFIITRNTVLYNLGFIFIGLIVSVGIAIILSELRSKRMVKIFQTSMLFPYFLSWVIISFFTDAFLNIDKGVFNHFLTSIGMKEVNFYADLGIWPYLLLFLGIWKGFGYSSVMYYATIMGIDPTYYEAATVDGASKWQRIRNVTIPQLTPLVTVLTILAVGNIFRADFGLFYQIPHNAGQLYNVTNVLDVYVFNGLTQTADIGMASAAGLYQSVVGLILVILSNLLARRVDPNSALF, from the coding sequence ATGAAAAAGTTTTCAAAGACCTTGAGAGATAACTGGATCTTTCTCTTGATGGTTTTACCAGGGGCACTCTGGTTGATTCTATTCTTTTACATTCCAGTATTTGGGAATGTGGTCGCCTTTAAAGACTACCATATGACCAGTAATGGTTTCATAGATAGTATTGTGAATAGTAAATGGGTCGGGTTAGATAATTTCAGATTCTTGTTTAGTTCAAAAGATGCCTTTATCATCACTCGTAATACCGTTCTCTACAATCTCGGCTTTATCTTTATCGGTTTGATTGTATCAGTGGGGATTGCCATCATCCTCAGCGAGCTCCGCTCTAAGAGAATGGTTAAAATTTTCCAAACGTCTATGTTGTTCCCTTACTTCCTGTCATGGGTTATCATCAGTTTCTTTACAGATGCCTTCCTAAACATTGACAAAGGGGTCTTCAACCATTTCCTAACATCCATTGGCATGAAGGAAGTCAACTTCTACGCTGACTTAGGCATTTGGCCATACCTTCTCCTTTTCCTAGGTATTTGGAAAGGCTTTGGATATAGCAGTGTCATGTACTATGCGACGATCATGGGAATTGACCCAACCTACTACGAAGCAGCAACAGTGGACGGAGCTAGCAAGTGGCAACGGATTCGCAACGTAACCATTCCTCAGTTGACTCCACTTGTAACTGTATTGACCATCCTTGCAGTCGGAAATATCTTCCGTGCAGACTTTGGTCTCTTCTATCAAATCCCGCATAATGCTGGTCAGCTTTACAATGTAACCAACGTTTTGGATGTATATGTCTTTAATGGTTTGACTCAGACAGCAGATATCGGTATGGCTTCAGCAGCCGGACTTTACCAATCCGTTGTCGGCTTGATACTGGTTATTCTATCAAACTTGCTTGCAAGACGAGTTGATCCAAACTCAGCTTTGTTCTAG
- a CDS encoding N-acetyl-beta-D-glucosaminidase translates to MVRFTGLSPKQTQAIDLLTKHISLPDVEIAVAQSDQASISIKGESGHYQLTYRKPHQLYRALSLLATALVEGDKVEIEEEAAYEELAYMADCSRNAVLNVASAKQMIEVLALMGYSTFELYMEDTYQIEGQPYFGYFRGAYSAEELQEIEAYAQQFDMTFVPCIQTLAHLSAFVKWGVKEVQELRDVEDILLIGEEKVYDLIDGMFATLSKLQTRKVNIGMDEAHLVGLGRYLILNGVVDRSLLMCQHLERVLDIADKYGFHCQMWSDMFFKLMSADGQYDRDVEIPEETRVYLDRLKDRVTLVYWDYYQDSEEKYNRNFRNHHKISHDLAFAGGAWKWIGFTPNNHFSRLIALEANKACRANDITEVIVTGWGDNGGETAQFSILPSLQIWAELSYRNNLDRLSAHFKTNTGLSVEEFMQIDLANLLPDLPDNLSGINPNRYVFYQDVLCPILDRHMTPEQDKPHFAQAAEILSDIKEKAGNYAYLFETQAQLNAILSSKVDVGRRIRETYKVGEKVSLQQIAREELPKLRREIETFHALFSHQWLKENKVFGLDTVDIRMGGLLQRIKRAESRIEAYLIGQIDRIDELEVKILPFTDFYADKDFAATTANQWHTIATASTIYTT, encoded by the coding sequence GTGGTAAGATTTACAGGACTTAGTCCCAAACAAACTCAGGCAATCGACTTGCTGACAAAGCATATCTCTTTACCAGATGTGGAAATTGCAGTCGCTCAGTCTGATCAGGCCTCTATCTCTATCAAGGGTGAAAGTGGACACTATCAACTAACCTATCGCAAACCTCACCAACTATACCGCGCCTTGTCCTTATTGGCAACAGCTCTAGTAGAAGGGGATAAGGTAGAGATTGAAGAAGAAGCTGCTTACGAAGAGTTGGCCTACATGGCAGACTGTTCACGAAATGCAGTGCTCAATGTCGCTTCTGCCAAACAGATGATTGAGGTCTTGGCTCTCATGGGCTACTCAACATTTGAGCTTTACATGGAAGACACCTACCAGATTGAGGGACAGCCTTACTTTGGCTATTTCCGTGGTGCCTACTCGGCTGAGGAGTTGCAGGAAATCGAAGCCTACGCTCAGCAGTTTGACATGACCTTTGTGCCTTGCATCCAGACCTTGGCCCACTTGTCAGCCTTTGTCAAATGGGGTGTTAAGGAAGTGCAAGAACTCCGTGATGTGGAGGACATTCTCCTTATCGGCGAAGAAAAGGTTTATGACCTGATTGATGGCATGTTTGCCACTCTATCTAAACTGCAGACTCGCAAGGTCAATATCGGGATGGACGAAGCCCATTTGGTTGGTTTGGGGCGCTACCTCATTTTGAACGGTGTTGTGGACCGTAGTCTCCTCATGTGCCAACACTTGGAGCGCGTATTAGATATTGCTGACAAGTATGGTTTCCATTGTCAGATGTGGAGTGATATGTTCTTCAAACTCATGTCAGCAGATGGCCAGTACGATCGCGATGTGGAGATTCCTGAGGAAACTCGTGTCTACCTAGATCGTCTCAAAGACCGTGTAACCTTGGTTTACTGGGACTATTATCAGGATAGCGAGGAAAAATACAATCGCAATTTCCGCAACCATCACAAGATTAGTCATGACCTTGCCTTTGCAGGTGGTGCTTGGAAGTGGATCGGTTTCACACCCAACAACCATTTCAGCCGTCTTATTGCTCTTGAAGCCAACAAAGCCTGTCGTGCTAACGACATCACAGAAGTCATTGTAACGGGTTGGGGGGACAATGGTGGGGAAACTGCCCAGTTTTCTATTCTACCAAGTCTGCAAATCTGGGCAGAACTCAGCTACCGCAATAACCTCGACCGTTTGTCTGCCCACTTCAAGACCAATACAGGTCTATCAGTTGAGGAATTCATGCAGATCGACCTAGCCAACCTCTTGCCAGACCTGCCAGATAATCTCAGTGGTATCAATCCCAACCGCTATGTCTTTTATCAGGATGTTCTCTGTCCGATTCTTGATCGACACATGACACCTGAACAGGACAAACCACACTTCGCTCAGGCAGCTGAGATTCTCTCTGACATTAAAGAAAAAGCTGGGAACTATGCTTATCTCTTTGAAACACAGGCTCAGTTGAATGCTATTTTAAGTAGTAAGGTTGATGTTGGACGACGCATTCGTGAAACTTATAAAGTCGGTGAAAAAGTCAGCTTGCAGCAAATCGCCAGAGAAGAATTACCAAAACTCAGAAGAGAGATTGAAACCTTCCATGCTCTCTTTAGCCACCAATGGTTGAAAGAAAACAAGGTCTTTGGCTTGGATACAGTCGATATCCGTATGGGCGGACTTTTGCAACGTATCAAACGAGCAGAAAGTCGTATCGAGGCTTATCTGATAGGGCAGATTGACCGCATCGACGAGCTAGAAGTTAAAATCCTACCATTTACTGACTTCTACGCAGACAAGGATTTTGCAGCAACTACAGCCAACCAGTGGCACACTATTGCGACCGCATCGACGATTTATACGACTTAA
- a CDS encoding ROK family transcriptional regulator yields the protein MIIATIDIGGTGIKFASLTPDGKILDKTSTPTPETLEDLLAWLDQRLSEKDYKGIAMSVPGAVNQETGVIVGISAVPYIHGFSWYEALAHHQLPVHLENDANCVGLSELLAHPEIENAACVVIGTGIGGAMIINGKLHRGRHGLGGEFGYMTTIEPAEKLNNWSLLASTGNMVRYVIEKSGQTDWDGRKIYQEVAAGNALCQEAILRMNRNLAQGLLNIQYLIDPDVISLGGSISQNPDFIQGVKKAVDNFVETYEEYTIAPVIQACTYHADANLYGALVNWLQEENQW from the coding sequence ATGATCATTGCAACCATTGATATTGGAGGAACTGGGATTAAGTTTGCCAGTCTGACTCCTGATGGAAAAATACTAGATAAGACAAGTACACCGACACCAGAAACCCTAGAAGATTTACTGGCATGGCTAGACCAACGTCTGTCGGAGAAAGATTATAAGGGCATTGCCATGAGCGTCCCAGGCGCGGTCAATCAAGAAACAGGTGTCATTGTGGGAATCAGTGCTGTGCCTTACATCCATGGCTTTTCTTGGTATGAAGCTCTTGCTCATCATCAGCTACCTGTCCATCTAGAAAATGATGCCAACTGTGTTGGACTGAGTGAACTGCTAGCACATCCAGAGATTGAAAATGCAGCCTGTGTCGTTATTGGGACAGGGATTGGTGGGGCTATGATTATCAATGGCAAACTTCACCGTGGTCGCCACGGATTAGGTGGTGAGTTTGGCTACATGACAACCATTGAACCAGCAGAAAAGCTCAACAACTGGTCGTTACTAGCCTCTACAGGAAACATGGTTCGCTACGTAATTGAAAAATCTGGTCAGACTGACTGGGATGGTCGCAAGATTTACCAAGAGGTTGCAGCTGGTAATGCTCTTTGTCAAGAAGCTATTTTACGCATGAACCGTAATCTGGCGCAAGGCTTGCTCAATATTCAGTATCTCATCGACCCAGATGTCATTAGTCTGGGAGGCTCCATCAGTCAGAATCCAGACTTTATCCAAGGTGTCAAGAAGGCTGTCGATAACTTTGTCGAAACCTACGAAGAATACACGATCGCACCAGTTATCCAGGCCTGCACCTATCACGCAGACGCCAATCTCTACGGTGCCCTTGTCAACTGGCTACAGGAGGAAAATCAGTGGTAA